Proteins encoded by one window of Engraulis encrasicolus isolate BLACKSEA-1 chromosome 21, IST_EnEncr_1.0, whole genome shotgun sequence:
- the LOC134437423 gene encoding uncharacterized protein LOC134437423 has translation MYHQVRVPLEDRDCLRFLWWAGGDLTKDVAVFRMTVHLFGAVSSPSCAIFALRKTADDSQADFPEEVVSTVKENFYVDDCLKSVESEEEALSMVKHLTTLCKKGGFTLTKWTSNSRTVLQALSEDQRAKDLKELDMDRDELPVERALGLRWCVEEDTFTFKLDLPQRSYTRRGMLSVASSVYDPLGFLAPVMLPAKQMLQELCRRNVGWDDAIPQDLLHQWTRWLEELDMLSEFHVRRCVKPKGFGDVVQAQLHHFSDASESGYGAVSYLRMQNTQNDVHVAFLMGKARVTPLKTVTIPRLELTAAVLAVRVDLMLKAELRIPVQESVFWTDSTSVLKYIRNEDRRFHTFVANRVTTIRESTTPSQWRYICTKDNPADEASRGLRVRPFIDHNRWIQGPRLLRLPEQDWPCDVVDTAIKPDDPEVKKDAVVNAVTVNASSDSTSYLISYFSDWRKLKVTVAWLLRLRKLLLYRARRRKEPAAASSTQDSTEPKGRLTIQNLSEAETAIIRFCQRQRFEEEIAVLSAGKTVSKKSVLYKLDPRLEDGLIRVGGRLTRGSLPEEAKHPLILAKGQHVATLLLRDLHQRLGHSGRNHMLSTLRRKYWITGANSAVRRIVAECCICRRYHARMMGQKMADLPKERVLPDHPPFTNVGLDYFGPIEVKKGRGTVKRYGVIFTCLSSRAVHLEVASSLDTDACINALRRFICRRGQVVRIQSDNGTNFIGAERELREALSSLNQTQIEGALRQQGIKWSFNPPAASHFGGVWERVIRMVRRILNSVLRQQRLDDDGLHTVMCEAEAILNDRPITKLSDDPNDLEPLTPNHILLMKGKPCLPPGLFKDHDLYIKRRWRQVQYISNLFWKRWIREYLPMLQERQKWNDRKENLKEGDIVIIMDPTAPRGSWPLARVLETYPDKWGLVRSVRLQTKNNKIERPVAKLCLLYEAPN, from the coding sequence ATGTACCACCAAGTCAGAGTCCCATTGGAGGACAGAGATTGCCTGCGCTTCCTGTGGTGGGCTGGCGGTGATCTCACCAAAGACGTGGCAGTGTTCCGCATGACTGTGCATCTGTTCGGTGCTGTCTCCTCTCCGAGCTGTGCCATCTTTGCTCTGAGGAAAACGGCTGATGACAGTCAAGCTGACTTCCCAGAAGAGGTGGTGTCAACAGTGAAGGAGAACTTTTATGTTGACGACTGCCTTAAGAGTGTGGAGTCTGAGGAAGAGGCTCTGTCAATGGTGAAACATCTGACCACACTCTGTAAGAAAGGAGGGTTTACTCTGACAAAATGGACCAGCAACAGCCGCACTGTCCTGCAAGCGCTCTCTGAGGACCAGCGAGCAAAGGACCTGAAGGAACTCGACATGGACCGCGATGAACTTCCTGTCGAGAGAGCTCTTGGCCTAAGGTGGTGCGTCGAAGAGGACACTTTTACATTCAAGCTGGACCTACCTCAAAGGTCTTACACAAGAAGAGGAATGCTCTCTGTCGCCAGCTCAGTCTACGATCCCCTGGGCTTCCTTGCACCAGTCATGTTGCCTGCGAAACAAATGCTGCAAGAGCTATGCCGGAGAAATGTGGGATGGGATGACGCCATACCTCAAGATCTTCTTCATCAGTGGACAAGGTGGCTAGAGGAGTTGGATATGCTGTCTGAGTTCCATGTCAGAAGATGCGTCAAGCCCAAAGGATTTGGGGATGTTGTCCAAGCTCAGCTTCATCACTTCTCAGATGCAAGTGAGTCAGGGTACGGTGCAGTCTCTTACCTCAGAATGCAGAACACCCAAAATGACGTTCATGTTGCCTTTCTGATGGGTAAAGCCAGAGTAACCCCATTAAAGACTGTCACCATTCCTCGCTTAGAATTGACTGCTGCAGTCCTTGCTGTTCGAGTTGACCTGATGCTGAAAGCTGAGCTTCGAATCCCGGTACAAGAATCTGTCTTTTGGACAGACAGCACGTCAGTGCTCAAGTACATCAGAAACGAGGACAGGCGTTTCCACACCTTTGTGGCAAACAGGGTCACGACCATAAGAGAGTCAACCACACCTTCCCAATGGCGTTACATTTGCACGAAAGACAACCCAGCTGACGAGGCGTCCAGAGGGCTGAGGGTCCGACCGTTCATTGATCACAACAGGTGGATACAGGGTCCAAGGCTGCTGCGTCTTCCAGAACAGGATTGGCCATGTGACGTGGTGGACACTGCGATCAAGCCAGACGACCCAGAGGTCAAAAAGGATGCTGTGGTGAATGCAGTTACCGTGAATGCATCCTCTGACAGCACCAGCTATCTTATCAGCTACTTCTCAGACTGGAGGAAACTGAAAGTAACAGTAGCCTGGCTTCTGAGGCTGAGGAAGCTACTTCTGTACAGGGCTCGCAGAAGGAAGGAGCCAGCTGCTGCCAGCAGCACACAGGATTCTACTGAACCCAAAGGAAGGTTGACTATCCAGAATTTGTCGGAGGCTGAGACCGCTATAATTCGCTTCTGTCAGCGACAAAGGTTTGAAGAAGAAATAGCTGTCTTGTCTGCAGGGAAGACGGTCAGCAAGAAAAGTGTGCTCTACAAGCTCGATCCGCGACTGGAGGACGGGCTCATAAGAGTTGGAGGTCGACTCACCAGAGGTTCACTGCCAGAGGAAGCAAAACACCCACTCATTCTGGCTAAAGGTCAACATGTGGCAACTCTTCTCCTGCGTGACCTGCATCAACGGCTTGGCCATAGTGGTCGCAATCACATGTTGTCCACGCTGAGAAGAAAATACTGGATCACAGGGGCCAACTCTGCAGTGAGGAGAATTGTGGCCGAATGCTGTATCTGCAGGAGATATCATGCTCGGATGATGGGCCAGAAGATGGCAGACTTGCCAAAGGAAAGGGTACTTCCAGACCACccaccattcacaaatgtaggcCTTGACTACTTTGGACCGATAGAGGTGAAGAAAGGTCGTGGCACAGTCAAACGCTACGGCGTAATATTCACCTGTCTGTCTAGTAGAGCGGTCCACTTAGAAGTTGCAAGCTCCTTGGATACAGATGCGTGCATTAATGCGCTGCGCCGTTTCATCTGCAGACGAGGCCAGGTTGTCCGTATCCAATCTGATAATGGCACCAACTTcataggggcagagagagagctcCGAGAGGCGCTGTCATCCCTCAACCAGACACAGATTGAAGGAGCACTGCGACAACAAGGGATTAAATGGAGCTTCAATCCGCCAGCAGCGTCGCACTTCGGTGGTGTCTGGGAGCGTGTGATACGCATGGTGAGGAGAATTCTCAATTCAGTTCTTCGGCAGCAGAGGCTGGATGATGACGGACTCCACACAGTCATGTGTGAAGCAGAGGCCATATTGAATGACCGGCCTATCACCAAGCTGTCCGATGACCCAAACGATCTTGAACCTCTGACTCCTAATCACATCCTCTTAATGAAAGGAAAGCCATGCCTACCACCAGGGCTGTTCAAGGATCATGACTTGTACATCAAGAGGAGATGGAGACAAGTTCAATATATCTCGAATCTTTTCTGGAAGCGATGGATACGTGAATACCTTCCAATGCTTCAGGAGAGGCAAAAATGGAATGACCGCAAGGAGAATCTCAAAGAAGGAGATATCGTCATCATTATGGATCCCACTGCCCCACGCGGCTCATGGCCACTTGCAAGAGTCCTGGAAACCTACCCTGACAAATGGGGACTTGTCCGCTCAGTCCGCCTCCAGACCAAGAACAACAAAATTGAAAGGCCTGTTGCCAAGCTCTGCCTGCTGTATGAAGCTCCAAATTAG